The Apium graveolens cultivar Ventura chromosome 11, ASM990537v1, whole genome shotgun sequence genome has a window encoding:
- the LOC141695447 gene encoding uncharacterized protein LOC141695447: protein MKKLVYALVLASRKLRPYFQAHRIEVRTAYPLRKVLHKLESSGRMLKWVVELGQFELEYMPRTAIKGQALANFLLEFDYAVDDKTLVVLQPPHNEESLEEVPYPWWILHVDGAVNNGGAGAGIVLVSPEGHHLMTAIHFKFYATNNDVEYEALINGLKIALEMGVNGGFQARGPRTELYLRCTQRLIGKFKEVRLEFILREKNSNADAVAKMGSQQEAVLLGSIPLEIQEIPSIPEIEAMQVDEAPKEIWMTPFLSYIHKGTLPEDKFKARQLRY, encoded by the exons ATGAAGAAACTGGTTTATGCCTTGGTCCTTGCGTCAAGGAAATTACGGCCGTACTTCCAGGCCCATAGAATTGAAGTCCGCACAGCATATCCACTACGGAAAGTCCTTCACAAGCTAGAATCATCGGGGAGGATGTTGAAATGGGTCGTAGAATTGGGACAGTTTGAATTGGAATACATGCCTCGTACAGCGATTAAGGGACAAGCCTTAGCCAATTTTTTGTTGGAATTTGATTATGCGGTCGATGATAAAACTTTGGTGGTGTTGCAGCCCCCTCATAATGAAGAATCTTTAGAAGAGGTCCCATATCCCTGGTGGATCTTACATGTAGATGGGGcagttaacaatggaggagcaggtgCAGGCATAGTACTCGTATCTCCAGAAGGCCATCATCTGATGACTGCAATTCACTTCAAATTTTATGCAACAAATAATGATGTGGAGTATGAAGCATTGATTAATGGCTTAAAGATCGCTTTGGAAATGGGG GTTAATGGGGGGTTTCAAGCGCGAGGCCCACGAACGGAATTGTACTTGAGATGCACGCAGCGCTTGATCGGGAAGTTCAAAGAGGTTAGGTTAGAATTTATACTGCGGGAAAAGAACAGCAATGCAGATGCTGTAGCAAAAATGGGATCACAACAAGAGGCTGTGTTATTGGGATCCATACCTTTAGAGATTCAGGAAATTCCTAGCATCCCAGAGATAGAGGCGATGCAAGTAgatgaggctcccaaggaaaTATGGATGACGCCCTTTCTTTCTTACATTCACAAGGGAACACTCCCCGAGGATAAGTTCAAGGCTCGTCAACTTCGCTACTAG